In Esox lucius isolate fEsoLuc1 chromosome 22, fEsoLuc1.pri, whole genome shotgun sequence, the genomic window CTAGCTGAAATGTGGTCTTGCACAATTCATTTcccatgaaaataaatacagatatTTCTTCAAATACAACCTAATATTCTTCACTGATTTCATATAGGTGTGCCAGTTACTCTGGAACTCAAAGACCCAAACccactttcctctcctcttgtcAATTGCTTCAGATGAAATTAGATATGGCATGATGAAACTGTATAATATTTATTGCAAACTGCTACTCACAGCACTGGAAAATAATTGTTCGTTCATTTAGATGCAGAGTCAAAAGCATGCCCCCTCCTACCAAAAGGCCAGCAGTCGCACATTGGCCAATGACAGACAGGAGGGACAGTCTGCAGATCATTTTCTCATTGGACAAAAGGTACATTCTATTGCTGATGGAATGGAATCAGAATGTGGGTTGTGGATTATGACCCTGTGGACACGCCCTTTTGAAACCAATTTTAATAATGCTTAACTTTGGGTACAGAATTCAGACGTTATGGGTTCTTTTATGTCAAAATTTCATACGATTGTTGCAATTTTTCAGCACTTTCAAAATGACTGATAATAGCTCTGGTTAATTGTAAGATTACCCAACTTTGTTCATCTCTGTGCGTTTAGATATATTGgtaaactgtaaaatgtaacataAATCATAAATCTATGCATTTTAAATACTCTAATATTATACcacttatattttatatatatttacttatacagtggggagaacaagtatttgatacactgccgattttgcaggttttcccacttacaaagcatgtagaggtctgtcatttttatctgtgagagacggaatctaaaactaatatccagaaaatctcattgattttgaacttgttacctgtataaaagacacctatccacacactcaatcaaacagactccaacttctccacaatggccaagaccagagagctgtgtaaggacatcagggataaaattgtagacctgcacaaggctgagatgggctacaggacaataagcaagcagcttggtgagaaggcaatacCTGTTGGcgtattattagaaaatggaagaagttcaagatgacggtcaatctccctcagtctggggctccatgcaagatctcacctcgtggggcatcaatgatcatgaggaaggtgagggatcagcctagaactacacggcaggacctggtcaatgacctgaagagagctgggaccacacagtctcaaagaaaaccattagtaacacactacgctgtcatggattaaaatcctgcagcgcatgcaaggtccccctgctcaaaccagctcatgtccaggcccatctgaagtttgccaatgaccatctggatgatccagaggaggaatgggagaaggtcatgtggtctgatgagacaacaatagggctttttggtctaaactccactcgtcgtgtttggaggaagaagaatgatgtgtacaaccccaagaacaccatcccaaccgtgaagcatagaggtggaaacatcattttctggggatgcttttctgcaaaggggacaggacgactgcaccgtattgaggggaggatggatggggccatgtatcgcgagatcttggccaacaacttccttccctcagtaagagcattgaagatgggtcgtggatggatcttccagcatgacaacaaccccaaacacacagccagggcaactaaggactggctccgtaagaagcatctcaaggtcctggagtggcctagccagtctccagacctgaacccaatagaaaatctttggagagagctgaatgtccgtattgtccagcgacagccccaaaacctgaaggatctggagaaggtctgtatggaggagtgggccaaaatccctgctgcagtatgtgcaaacctggtcaagaactacaggaaacgtatgatctctgtaattctctgtaccaaatattaagttctgctttactgatgtatcaaaaacttaagtcatgcaataaaatgctaattaattatcatacaatgtgattttctggagtacctatgataaaaattacagacttctacatgctttataagtgggaaaacctgcaaaatcagcagtgtatcaaatacttgttctccccactgtactttgTTTAGGTTTAATGCATTCTGTCGAGAGGcacaaatacacaaagtacaattctgagtatgtgtaaatgtactcaGCAAGTACATTATGCAATTGAAGgataacattttttattattaaaaggCATAAAATGCATAGTGATGAACTCTTAATGCATTACACCAACTGTCACACCTTAAGTAAATTGTTACTCttatatatcttatatatatgTCAATAACACACcaaaattacataaataaatTTAACTCCAAATCTGAAAAATCCCAATCAGAATAAATGGGTTAAAACATGGTAACAAATGAAATAGGTCCTTTAGCACTATTCAGTTCTGATAGCCCTTCATTAGCAAGTGAGCCATGTCTGTTTTGGaataacacaataataaaacaacaacttGTTTTAAGAAGTAGAGACAAGGATATAATGACAGATATTATGGTTGTTACTCCTACACAGGTTGACGAGGAACATTCCACATTTTGCTGTGACGAGTCCGAGATACGGTGAGTCTGGGGTATGGTGAGTCTGGGATATGGTGAGTCTGGAGTTTGGCGAGTGTCACATATGGTGAGTCTGGTGTTTGGTGAGTGTGGGCATATGATGAGTGTGGTGTTTGGTGAGTGTGGGGTATGATGTGTGGCGTATGGTGAGTCTAGGGTTTGGTGAGTGTGGAGTATGGTGAGTGTGGCAAATAGTGAGTGTGGCGTATGGTGAGTGTGGGGTGAGTCTGGGGTATGGTGAGTGTGGGGTATGGTGAGTGTGGAGTTTGGTGAGTGTGGGGTATGGTGAGTGTGGGGTATGGTGAGTGTGGAGTTTGGTGAGTGTGGGGTATGGTGAGTGTGGGGTATGGTGAGTGTGGGGTATGGTGAGTGTGGGGTATAGTGAGTGTGGAGTTTGGTGAGTGTGGGGTATGGTGAGTGTGGGGTTTGGTGAGTGTGGGGTATGGTGAGTGTGGCAAATAGTGAGTGTGGCGTATGGTGAGTGTGGGGTGAGTCTGGGGTATGGTGAGTGTGGGGTATGGTGAGTGTGGAGTTTGGTGAGTGTGGGGTATAGTGAGTGTGGAGTTTGGTGAGTGTGGGGTATGGTGAGTGTGGGGTTTGGTGAGTGTGGGGTATGACTGTGGGGTATGGTGAGTGTGGGGTTTGGTGAGTGTGCAAGTGTGCTGGTGTGCATGAGGCACCATCATTCTATTATTACCTtactttttacccacttatactgagctgtaaaaaaaagaaaaaaaaaaggtactACTGAAATACCAGTACACTGAAACGCCTCCTGTAAGATGTATTGTTGACTTTGAGGGATGCTTTAGGCTGTGGAGTAGAGGAATTGTTTAGGAgaaaaaattaatatgaataaacatttccaaatatatCTTTTGTCCCTTCATTACATTGTGATATGCTAATATGTCTTTTGTCCCTTTATTACATTGTGATATGCTTACAGCTTCCTGGTACATAATGAAATAAACTATTTAGACAGTACAAAAATGTTACCCACATCTCTGTTTATATTGTCCCCAATGTGTCACTAGTATAAAAAACAAGCATTCAACAGGACATGCCATGTATATTGTACAGTACACGAGTTGGTATAGTTCCCAACTGCTGTGTCCCATACGTTCCCATTTGTGTTGGGTGATCCTATTGTCTTCTGCGTCACCACACGTCGCCCGGCGAATAAAGGCTGTCTGGCTCCAAGCTTAAATATTGCAGCAAACTAAAAACCAACCATCAGTCTCAATTCATTCACTTCTGCTCAGTGGTGCGATAAGGACCGGGGGCCTTAGgtgggaaagacagaggaaaaaagTTCACTTCACGCCATTGGGTGCCAAGAGAAGGGGGAACGCAACTACACTGGAGCTCTCACTGTGGCAAGTTGCCCATTTTTTACTTTCACCAATATACATAAGACTATTCGTGTTTCTGGAACGATATAATCTGGGGTTGAATATTTGTCAATGTTTAGTCAAAGGATTCTATGACTTTGTTGTTGCTAGTTACTATGTGCTTTTGGATTGTGAGTTTCAGTCATTTGGGGTGAGGCAATGAGGcacaaagcaatttttttgtgtttgggCTGTGGATTTGACAAAGAGTGAGTGAATAGTTCTTCATTGCTGTagttacaatttttttttgccaaaatctAGCTATAATTAAACGGACTGTCAACGCTATCATTCTTTTTGGTAATTTTTTCGGAGGGTGGGGTATGTGGGGTaagaaaattgaaaaaaaatagcTGTTGATGCAACAGTGGAATTCTTTGCATTCTTTATCATCAGCTCGGCTTTTAACTCGTCTTTCTCTTCTCCAACCCTCAATCCGCAGTGCTGATTGTTGATCATGGGTGACTGGAGCTTCTTGGGAAACATATTAGAGGAAGTAAATGAACACTCGACGGTGATCGGCAGGGTGTGGCTCACGGTTCTCTTCATCTTTCGGATCCTCATCCTGGGCACGGCCGCCGAGTTCGTATGGGGGGACGAGCAGTCGGATTACGTGTGCAACACCCAGCAGCCTGGTTGCGAAAACGTGTGCTACGATGAGGCTTTCCCCATCTCGCACATTCGCCTGTGGGTCCTCCAGATCATCTTCGTGTCCACGCCCTCACTGGTCTACGTGGGCCACGCCGTGCACCACGTCCACATGGAGGAGAAGCGTAAGGAGCGCGAGGAGGCCGAACTGAACCGCCAGCAGGAGCTGAGCGAGGAGCGGCTGCCCCTGGCACCTGATCAGGGCAGTGTGCGCACTACCAAGGAGACCAGCACCAAGGGGAGCAAGAAGTTCCGTCTGGAGGGCACCCTGCTGAGGACCTACATCTGCCACATCATCTTCAAGACGCTGTTCGAGGTGGGCTTCGTGGTGGGCCAGTACTTCCTGTACGGCTTCCGCATCCTGCCGCTGTACCAATGCAGCCGCTGGCCCTGCCCCAACACGGTGGACTGCTTCGTGTCGCGCCCCACCGAGAAAACTGTCTTCATCATTTTCATGCTGGCCGTGGCCTGCGTCTCGCTCTTCCTCAACTTCGTGGAGATCAGCCACCTGGGCCTGAAGAAGATCCGCTTTGTGTTCCGCAAGCCGCCGTCCCAGACCCAGCCAGGCCAGGGATGCGAAGGCCAAAGCCCCCCTGGGGAGAAGAGCCTTCATTCAATGGCAGTGTCGTCAATCCAGAAGGCAAAGGGCTACCGGCTGCTGGAGGAGGACAAACCCTCCTCACACTTCTTCCCCTTGACAGAGGTGGGCATGGAGGCGGGCAGGCTGTCCGCACCGTATCAGGCAGAGCGCGAGAACAGCTCTAAAGCATACGATGAGACTTTACCCTCCTATGTCCAGACCACTGCACCAGAGGTGAGGGTCTTACCTGAGAGCACCAACGGCCCAGCAGAACCAGACGTAGAGGCTACCGACACGATAGAAGACTCCAGACCACTCAGCAGTTTAAGCAAAGCCAGCAGCAGGGCAAGGTCAGATGATTTGACAGTATGAACGTGAATCCAAAGCAGAAAAGCATGGGAGCGAAGCCTAACAGAGCCTTAACTCTTGCTGTGAGGGAAGTTAACATCAGCTCGGGAGAAAGAGTTTAAAATGCTGTGCAATGTGCAAGGAGCCTTTAGTGTTAAAAGATAAACTTGTATTTTATAagacagcatttttttttactgttttcatcAATCTATTTAAAAgctaacaaaaagaaaaaagttccTTTTCAGCAGGGTTCATATCTTGCAAGAGGttattatttaacaaaaatgtgttttttaattcaaatattttctatcaAGAGTTTTAACCAAAAATTATAAAACGCTTCcgatgtttacattttttgattAGCCATTTAGCCTGatgttaaatgttatatttctaTTGAGGAAGTTATTTTTGCAACAATGTCAGGGTTACACTTgagcgtgtgtgtatgtatttcaaTAATTTAACCTCAAATACTCAAACATATACAACTAATAGATTTGACGTAAATGAACTTCTGTATGTCTGAAAACCATGTAATGTCAATTAgagcttttattttttgttcatcTGTGAGAGGAAACTTTCATATTCTCAtagaaaagttttaaaaaaaagaactgaaaaagaaaagacCACTGCttaaaggaaaatgtatgtgaatAATGACGTTTATGTTTACAATCCACTgaaagtacaaaaaaaacacataataaccatacattttattgataacCATGAAAACAGCCATTGGACAAATGCTTTCTTCTCTCAGTCAAATGTTAAACACAGCCGCCATTATGAAAAAGATCTTGCCCCATCAGCACAAATGCAGTTGTGTTGAACACGAGagaataaaatgtgttgaacatggtagaataaaatagaaaaacaaccaaaatTTTACAGAACTAACTTTTTGGTATAATAAGACAACCATAAAAAGTGTAGGGCTTCCGTCTGCGCTTTGCAATGCCTTTTTTTATAACCACAATTTCAAAGCAAGGGCCTCACACTAAATTCAGTTACACAGTAGTTAAGACAGAAATATCTGTCTCGTCGGTTGGACTTTGACACATTTCCACTACTGAGTCATACTGCATTCTTTCTATACTGATGttcatatttacaaatatactATAGTGAATTAAAATAAGGGCAATGGTTATCTAGCTGATTCATTTGTAGTTGATACTGTGACACAAAGGAAGACAATATATTTCAGACATATTAATACTAATTCTGGGAGGGCATAGTAATATACAGGCCTTAAAATAATTCAAGGTTTTAAAAAACTTAAACATTTAATAAGTGCCTCAAGGATATACTTGACTAAAGTCTGAATGAGCCCTTCTAGTATAATGTGATGTTTACATAGAAATACTGTGATAGTGAAACAAAATTGTGACGTTGAGACAACATTTTGTGACATTGACACAA contains:
- the gja8b gene encoding gap junction protein alpha 8 paralog b, which gives rise to MGDWSFLGNILEEVNEHSTVIGRVWLTVLFIFRILILGTAAEFVWGDEQSDYVCNTQQPGCENVCYDEAFPISHIRLWVLQIIFVSTPSLVYVGHAVHHVHMEEKRKEREEAELNRQQELSEERLPLAPDQGSVRTTKETSTKGSKKFRLEGTLLRTYICHIIFKTLFEVGFVVGQYFLYGFRILPLYQCSRWPCPNTVDCFVSRPTEKTVFIIFMLAVACVSLFLNFVEISHLGLKKIRFVFRKPPSQTQPGQGCEGQSPPGEKSLHSMAVSSIQKAKGYRLLEEDKPSSHFFPLTEVGMEAGRLSAPYQAERENSSKAYDETLPSYVQTTAPEVRVLPESTNGPAEPDVEATDTIEDSRPLSSLSKASSRARSDDLTV